In Acipenser ruthenus chromosome 1, fAciRut3.2 maternal haplotype, whole genome shotgun sequence, the genomic stretch CATGcaacttgtttttaattatattgaGGGGGaaaagtcagaaaaaaagaaattgcaatgCAGCCACTTTTAATGTTATACTTATAATTGTCTTTCTAACTATCAAACATGTAGTACTTGCCATCTTTCACATTCTTCCAAAATCTTGCCTGATTGGTTAATGGCAAAGTCTTGTTTCACAAAGAAGCTATGTTTAGGCTATTCCTGGGAATGTGTTTCTGGAAACTAGGACACATCCGTTAAACATTTGCTTGTGTGCTTAGCTTAAGACTTTTTTTTGACTTGTTTGGTTCATCATGAAGCCATTTAAATGAAAAGTTGACTAGAGTTTTCTAATTAACGGGAGTTGGCAGCAAGGTTGCCTCTTCACAGTGTTATAGGGTCTATCAAAATTCAGTTCaggaatataaaacaaatatttccAAATTTTGATCACCGCATTTTATATGGTTTCTGGTCATTACTTTGTAACATAGGTTAGTAAAATATAGTATTGAATCTGATACGCTCAATGTTGGattacaaaactaaataaaattgctccagcaaaaaagaaacacaacacaaatTGGGTGCATGCAAagccgttttatttttttttgtaactttgcaGTGCACACATTATTTAatgtaaaattacttttaaatgcaGATAACTCATCTTTATGAGCTAAAAGGCAAAGGAAGCCACACATTTGAACTGAGGCTATCCAGGTTCATCTTTGATGTCTTGGATCGAATTGGACTGTACACTATACTGAGATGCACCCTTTTCACCTGACCTCCTGCGTATGGCAGGGCTGTAAACTACCTGGGCAATGttaagtttttgttgttttgagtTCTGCTGTTATCGGTCTCCTACTGGTATCGGCTTGATTCTGGGATCAGACTTtctttattgattattattatggAATCAGCAAGTACAGTTACAGTCTTGTTTTTGTTATATGTTATAGCATAGATGTTATTGAGCAAacattttgttgtgcttttgttaggAAGTAgtagtgttgtgtgttttatacgAGTCCAGGGGTGTTAAATGCAGTGGAATGTTTTGAAGGTCCTTTTTATAAAGTTCTGTGTTTTATAGttaaaacccctctgctgtgttttcttatttcttgtagttttaaatcattttttacttcaaatacatTTAGATGCcttaagcctctttcacactggcatgctctacacgggtcggaacctacccggttTAGTACCCGGTGTCATGCTTGTTGGCTAgctgatttcacactgcttttgataaagcagggttgacctgtgtgacagacgcaagtacacaatgcgcgtataaatgcccggaagcagcttgttacagacacatccaagcttctctggattgaaccgtcggcccaactGTTGAACAGAGCTtgtggtgtgtctcaagcaacaaaaatatggttaAACGGAAACGTTCCTTGCAGAAGCGgaaccttcacgcaggcatggctgttttgTTATTTCGTCGCTGTACGAATGGCCGTCATACATTTTGTCTCGCTTGTCAtcctgggtcaaagcgtgtccaccaacatcctgaggtgggtcgctggagcccgggtcaacccgggtatgacccaggtatgTGATTTCACACTATCGCAGCCAGAACCCTGGtcgggacccgggtaggagtgtcagtgtgaaaggggctttagatgtTTCTGCACTGTTACTGttgatgtatttatgtatgcatcCCTATGTGTGGTGGGTGCTAATATGTTCTAAGGACCTGTTACTGTTATGAGTAATTGGAGTATTTGggtattttaaacttttattctTGGTATACTCCAAATATCTTAAATTCCCACCCCTAGTGTATACCGTTACTGTAGTACTTTACTTTCTAGGGTTAGATATCCCTATCAGCTAGACACAAGACACCAAATTGAAAAGAAGCCAGGTTTTCAAAACCTGTCGCTCCGCAGCAATGTAATAACACCATTACTTTATGTAGACTGAGCTTTAGCTTCAGTGTTACTTTATGCAAAACCTACCACAGTAACATTTTCAAAGCCtgaaataattatatattatagttTTCTAGACCACTGGTTCTTAAACTGGGATCCGTGGACCCTGGGGAAGAGGTcagtcaacaacaaaaaaaacctgttctaGAGTATTAAATGTGGAATATGAGAAGATGAATATAGGTCAGGTTTTGTACTGTTACAAAACTGAATCACAAGGTTTAGCTTGCTGCAACCAAGACATCCTGCAATATCATAtaatatttgtgatttattaTATTGACAATCACATGCCAAGACAAATCTGCTGATTGTGATCAGGAGTGCGTGTTTTATATGGACTAGTCTTTATTCAGGCCATCACAGCAGATAAACCTTTTGTTACTGGTACCAGTATTATGCATTCAATAAAATCCCATTTGTTGCAGTTATTGTACGTAAAATATACATTGAAGTACAAGTTCAATGTATGATGTATGTGCAGTAATGTCAATGTAAATTAGTCTGACTATTTGGCAGACTcctaattttataaaataaattcctCTCTGAGTACTGTTTTATCTCATTTTCAAGTAATTTTAGAGGATACTTTGCACTGTAGGACATATTTGTGTAAATACATGCGTATGCATGGTGTCCAGactttggggggaggggggattttGTAGAAAATATTCAACAACCTGTTCAGTAGTTACTGAAATTACCTGGGAAACGGAGCATTCTGTCTTTACTGACTTGTGTATCACACTGAAGTACATTTCAACACAAGGTATTCACTCAACTTCTACTTTTTTACAGGAGCTGAATGACTTGGCACGGGATCCACCAGCACAGTGTTCTGCGGGTCCAGTTGGAGATGACAGTAAGTTGCATGAATGTATCGGCTTGTATAAAGGTATAAGCATTGTGTGAAGTTTTAAAATAACACTTGcattttctttcagtgtttcactGGCAAGCCACAATCATGGGACCTGTAAGTACCCTcgttttctttagatttttttttttactcatttttAAAATTTTCTGGCCATTGGCATATAACTAATGGTATATTGAATTGTGCTAAATTTGAAACCCAGGGGGCAAACATATTTTTGATGCAGACATTCCTGCTCTCTTTCACAGAATGATAGTCCATATCAGGGTGGTGTATTCTTCTTGACAATTCATTTTCCCACAGACTACCCTTTCAAACCTCCTAAGGCAAGTATTGGCACAAGTTGAATGTGTGATTTGTTAGGATCGGTGTGTTTCGAATGTGAAGTAAATATATGAATAGTTTAAAATTAGGAAAATACTATTCAAATAAATTTAGGAGTACAGGTGCCtgtcttgttttatttacatacttCTGTTCTGTCACTTGCACTTCTAAGTTTTTCAATTAGAATAGCTTGTCCTTTTGTAAATAAACAGATGTAGCAAGTGCGTGACTGCTTAATTTCTGATACCTGGTCATTTCAGTAACTCTCCTAAATAAGAGCTCTGAAACCCCAAACTGGGTGTAGGACTACTGTGAGTCTTTTCACACACTATGTATGTCATACTACTTATGTATGCTTGGCGGACAACTTTTTCATTATAAAGTACAATAGGGTCTAATTTTGTATAAACGTCTTGGTGGGGGTGTAACATACTGGTCTACTGTGTTAAtaatcatgctttttttttttttttttaggttgcatTTACAACAAGAATTTATCACCCAAATATTAACAGTAATGGCAGCATCTGCCTCGATATTCTAAGATCACAGTGGTCTCCTGCATTAACTATTTCTAAAGGTAAtgtgaaattattgttttaaccctttgcggtcctatgtcggaccaggtctgacattacaattttccctttccggtccgatgtcggactctgtccgacatcatcaaaaagacgtaaggTACAGGTCTCtatcattttttctccggaaaaagccgagaaaaccattcaatggccgagtgagaccgataggagttgagagaagccgaaaaaaagaaaaggggtgGATGTGAGCAATACacttagccccggcaccacagagataacacggccataaacaaacaagatagctactTTCGCACCCAGCGCTCAAAGAAATTCAcggcatttgcagagctttttgagatgttacagtaataaaataattacttggatcgcattattgaggagtttggtgataaaacgagtgatcaggagatgatttatcagcatgcacgactatgaagaggtatgtgaaaaatacagcaaacaagggatggggcggggctggagatgcagtactgagtgtgctgttgatatgcagtgcctttttaaacctgttttactgtgaaaaaaaatactttttaaacagcgcatctaaaataaactttgcatgtgaaaataaattggacctgatgcactgaataaatggaccgctaagggttaaagcaGGGATTCtaaaactcggtcctggggaccccctgtgtctgctggttttcattccaaccaagctctcaattacttcactaATTGAACTGAAGTTcctttaattagacctttttacttgttttcagctcttaagcagttgcagttcaagttacttataaaatgttgtagCTAACTTAAAATTTTCAACTGTTTAAGACCtgtaaacaagtaaaaaggtctaattaagcaaattatctgtTCAATTAAGGTTATAcagtaagtaattgagagcttggttggaatgaaaaccagcagacacggggtccccaggactgggtTTGAGAAGCCCTATTTTAAAGCTTTATGTAATTTATGTTGCTGCATGGGAAACCTTGATTGTCTTAATATGAGTTCCAAAATGTTTGCTGTATACTTAGTAGCGCTTGAATCACTGATTACCTCAATTGCAATGGTGGATATACCCCATAGACTGAATTTGCAAACTTCTATGGAAgtttaggggaaaaaaaatgcaAGGGTGCAAATTTAGATCTTGGATGATATTAAAGCCGTTGGATAAAATGGAATGTCATGCTGGTGGGAGGTATGAATCTAGTTCTGTTCATGTGACTACTGTATTGTTCTCTGTTCATAATTCAACTGTTGCTGCAAAAATTACAAATGCTAGTTACATAGACCATGATTGGTTGTCAGGAAAACCATTCCTAAAATATTTTAATGTGAACAAGACTAGCGCATTTTTGAAGGCATGTATTCATTGTTAATATGTTCTCTTGCCTAATTATTGTAACTGCAGCTTATTCGTTGCCTTGTATTACAGTTCTTTTGTCCATTTGTTCGCTGTTATGTGATCCTAACCCAGATGATCCACTAGTGCCAGAGATTGCACGCATCTACAAAACAGATAGGGAAAAGTAAGtgtatctgtttctttttttgacTGACATTTTTACACCTCAAGCAATTTTATAGTCAAAGCTATAGAGTTTGTTCACTCAGACCAAAAGGAGAAGTTCTACCACATGCCCCTACAAATTGTTTTACCTGTACCTAAAATGTGATATTATAATTGTGTAAAGGGGATATAATTTGATGGATCAATACTGGTCTGCATTCTACAATAATTCTGATTAAAAACAATGTTATGGGTAACACTATTTGCTTTACTAGGTATAATAGACTAGCAAGAGAGTGGACAGAAAAGTATGCAATGCTTTAGGGTAAGGTTACCAGCATCTTGAAGTGGAGTGAAAAGCAACATGGGCTTGCACTGTAGTGCTGCATGTTGGAGACACTAGTGCTGTGAACTAACAGGAATTTCAACACTTTAGGCTGCAAAGAATTAACTGCTTGGACATGCAAAAAAGTGTGGTGTTTAGCCAACAAATTGTCCAACACTTAGACTTCTATTTTGTCTTCCTAATTTAATGTGCATCTGCAATTAGTGGTGTCCATAAGATCATGAGCTTGCTGTCTTGCAGGATGAATAGCAATGACACGTATATAGTGGACGGGTCTTTACTTACAGATGTTGCTTACTCTTAATAGTGTGGTCAAAATaaattttagatttcaacaaacaaaatccaaatagatctattacattttgtttaactaacttaaacatatctgacaCAGACCATTAAATTGTGTTAAAGTTGTCAATATTCTTTTTGAACATTCATTTCACTTtataatttcaaatattttataCCATAGTGCTTGGCATAATTAAACTACAGGTATAATATCAGTGTGAATTAAAGCTTTTTGTACTAAAGAGATAGGAGGGTGTGCAAACGTACATACCTACACTTTATGCTTTCATTTCAGTGACTACACGTGACAGTCAATCAGAATCAGAtgaaaacgaaataaataaatagtcccTGTAGGTGGAACATGGATTGATTCAGCCTGTCTGTgacttgctttgttaacaagcATGCGCTAAGGCAGGAACTGCCAAATCATTCTTATTCGATTGCCTGTATCTTTAAAGGGCATAGTCTAGAGGCACGCTCATTCGATCTCGTTAGTAAGTGAATGTTTCCAGCTACCTGACCCAGACCTTTTGCTGCTAGTCAGACTGATGGGCGGCTTCAGTCTCTGCCCGTCAGCTCGCTTTTGAAACCGTCTGACGGGTATTTACTTGTTAACGGAAACGCTGAACCTGAAACTGCTTTTCCAACTGTTTAAAGGTCTAGGCATTCTAAGAATCTTATTGGCTGAGTTAATGACTTCTAGCCACTAAAGGAAATCTTGTGAACTTACTTCAGTGGTTCCAATAAAACTATGCACAAGCATTTGAGATTCTATTCCTCATGCTGTGGATGTAGATGTTTTCAGGATCCTGATGCCTAATGTGGTTTATCATCCTTGGAAGGGGTTATGAAGCCAATATTAATGTATCttgctgatttattttaactAAAGCTACTGAGATGGAACAACAGAATGCTTGATTTGGTAAATAGATCAtaggatgagatgtaaaaccaaggtcctattgtaagtgactctgcagcagcagttgtgatgcatagttcacctcctagtctctAAATCACTttagataaaagcgtctgctaaaagagtaatttaattaataaatataggGTCAGAATTTAAGCCTTGCTTAAAGTATGCTGGGGGAGAGATCTCTTTCACAAGATTTGATGTCCGTTTAAGACACTTTTGaaaagatttataaaaaatatttgtttgtgcTTACAGATTTGCGCACACTGATAACATGCACCACTACTGTTCAGCTACTTGCACCACCGTTTTTATTTACACAACTGATTTTTTTCTATTGCACAGGTACAACAGAATAGCCCGGGAATGGACTCAGAAGTATGCGATGTGATGCTACCTTGTGGAAGTTGGAACAGTCTGCATTATAGCTGGAATAAACTTTAaattactggttttttttttttttttttttggctgctcCCCTTATCAGACCATATCTTTTTTACCCCCATTTGTGCACATGCTCTTGTAAGAAGAAAGTTCCTCCAGCTTGGACAAGACCAGCTTTATGAATTTCAGAAGTAGTTTTCATCAATCGCCCAAAGTTCAGAACTCTTAATGGAGCATGTGTCTACATGGCCAATACCTTCACAGCCCTTGGTTATGAGACTAAACATATCTCATTGCTCTAACAAATGCTGAAGATGTTGATGCAAAAAAGGATGATCTTGCGTTATCAACCATCTTTGTTAAGGATCACTTTGATGCTGGGATAGCATCTGCCTTGTAAGGTTTTCCGATAACGTTAGAATTGAGGTTGATCAATTATTTTATGCTCATAACTGACATTGTGGATGGATAATCACAGCAGAGTGTACGCGTCAGCggtacagaaaataaatgctgtattttatGCATGTTAATAAAGGAATGACCAGTTTGTTCTGCAGCAAATGGAAATCAGGTGGGAGAGGGTGGGCAGGGGTGGGAGAGTAGGGGGTGGGAATTCTCAAAAATCCCCAGGTAGggtcattacatttttgtaatttttttttcttttttttctggtttttctttctttttagaaGTCGGGAGCTATTAGTTAATCTATCTTCCACAACACCGTTTTACGTAGCACTGAATAAATGATGCAAAGCTGTCAATGGTTGAATGATCAACTAATAGCTCTGCtagttattgatttattttcctcAATAAAGTTGCATAAACCAATACTTAAAGCTTGGGTCCATTTGTATAATGCTTTGTGAATGTTTGTTAGTGGGTAAAATGTGGACCCCCATGTTTTAGTTCTAAATAACTGGTAGCTTCCTACGAGTTTAAAACTGCAATAATTCTTTTCATAATGTTAAAACAAGGTTATTTGCTTCTGGAGTTCACGTAAAATTCATTTGAACTATTGATGGGTTTCTAGGATGGTATGGAAAAGCTCCTTTTATAATAAGATTTGCACACCACAAATCTAGTCTCTAGGATTTTCatgtctttgtttcttttaagaACTATACTGAAATGCTAAATAAATGCCCCAGATTATACCCTATCGCTGTCTCAgaataaataacttattttaagcatttaaataaaattatttatttttttgtaggatTTCAGTGTTGCTACAGGCAGTATTGAATTTCCACCTAGCACATCTGCATCCCCTGAATCTAATCAAAATTTGAAGTATTGTGGAATGTTATCCTCTGTTACAGGCAGTGCTACAGGTGAGCTGCAtactgggtgttttacgcatAGAAAAATATGAATTGCGCAAGAGATTTAAATTGAATCTAAGTAATACAAATAGtgattttgctgcacagcttgagtgcGCATGTTCTCAAGCTTGTACTTTCTTGGTCCCCGTCTCAGTGGTTGGTGTACCGTCTCAGTGGTCAATTGTTAATATACTGCAagtggtagctagagaatggaccATACAAATGCCAGGACAGTTAATTATTGCCtccctgggaattgccagaaacacgtgatgggtaagtgggttttcaatttggggggggggggcggctatTGAATCCACTCGATTGCAATGcttgtttgtgactggtgaattaCGCGATTTTAGATTCTTTATCGGCAGAATTTATCAATTGATCAATAAGGAATACCACATTTATTGTTTCTTTAATTGAATTGGTGCAGTATCGGTACAGTAGTTCAAAGCAACATTACAGTTCAAATGTtgggctgtagttaatgcataccctgtGAATAATCATTGaagtatgtattgtattttttggaAGTATTTGTGACTGTAAGGTAATCTTGCATTATACTCAACCAAAATATTTTTTGACCATTGTTTTAAATTGCAGAGTAAGTTACTcaaatgacccaaaaccttatttGGAGTGCTGGTTACAGGGTTGGCTTTGTTGCTGATGAAGTCTCCATTTGAACAGCCCAGGGTTAGGATTAGGAAAAGTATATTGATTCCCAACTGTTAATTCCTACATTTCACAAGCAGCTTATGTGGGGTGGATAGGTATTATGCAATTGCAGTTTGGTTCTGTATGGCCATAAAGTGACAACTGGATGTTCAGCAGTATCTCTTGGTTAAGCAGGCATATTTTGGTTTGTGGATCATAGTGACTAAAGACTCACTTATTCACATTTTAATTCCCAGATATATTCTAGGGTTATGTTGCAGGAGTGTACCCTAATTGTCTTGAGCTGAAGCAGTGTTTTTTGAGgggtaaaaatacaaaatacccaGCCTTGAGAGTGTTGGAGGAGGATAAAGCAGGTGGTTAGACAGACATCTGAGTTttcaaaagtcaccaggatgtggtgAAGAATACAAAATACAAAGATGACCACAATATCACATTAGTAAATATAACTGAATTTAACTGCCAGTCAAATGCACTGG encodes the following:
- the LOC117421316 gene encoding ubiquitin-conjugating enzyme E2 D2 isoform X1 produces the protein MALKRIHKELNDLARDPPAQCSAGPVGDDMFHWQATIMGPNDSPYQGGVFFLTIHFPTDYPFKPPKVAFTTRIYHPNINSNGSICLDILRSQWSPALTISKVLLSICSLLCDPNPDDPLVPEIARIYKTDREKYNRLAREWTEKYAML
- the LOC117421316 gene encoding ubiquitin-conjugating enzyme E2 D2 isoform X2, which codes for MALKRIHKELNDLARDPPAQCSAGPVGDDMFHWQATIMGPNDSPYQGGVFFLTIHFPTDYPFKPPKVAFTTRIYHPNINSNGSICLDILRSQWSPALTISKVLLSICSLLCDPNPDDPLVPEIARIYKTDREKYNRIAREWTQKYAM